Below is a genomic region from Brassica rapa cultivar Chiifu-401-42 chromosome A08, CAAS_Brap_v3.01, whole genome shotgun sequence.
TTTCTACTTTCAAGATTCGACATATATCAAGAGCAATTAATCTAGTGACGGACAAGTTTTTCCTTCAATTGTATTCTATGGTGATTCCGTACCACTGGTTTGGCTTTACAGATCGGTAGGATTTTTATAGTTGAGttattgttataaaaaaaaaattaaaaaaaacaatacatttattatattaatttaatatattcttAATATGCGTAAAACAATAAATTACAATCAACAACTCTGTTTATATTATGAGAACTCATGTGATTGAGTtagtaataaatatttatttaaggtCTAGCAGTTTATTCACAATCAAAGAATGAATGAATCATCAAATACACAAAGAATGAATAGGAAGACTAATAATAAGTTGACTTCTCAATCTTCAAACTATCAAAACTTTTCCACATCTCTCAATAGACAAAGAGACTTTGTGACCAAATGATCACTGTGGACGGGTTTCTAAGTCTAAAGCTCTGTTCCACCAACTCTAAACATCGTTTCCACTTTCATTACTAGCTTCGATCTCAACCTCCTCGGTGTTACATTTCACGTTAACAAACGCTTCAAGAGCTTCTCTCATCCACCAATTCTGACAAACCTCTCCTGCTTCATCCAAACCCACCCATTTGCGTTGTCTCATCTCAGCTTCAGGCCATCGCTCGAACTCTTGGTCAACGAGCAAAGCGAACATGTATCCATGGTGAATTATGTTATGTCTTTTGCTTTTGTATTGCCATTTCCCTAGCTTTTCCTCTAGCTCCCCGGTCACACCAGCCTCTTCGATGGTCTCTCTGAGAGCTGCTTCCTCCATTGACTCATCAATCTCCCAACCTCCTTTTGGGAATAACATTCCTTTCCCCTTTTGAGCACTTATGAGAAGAACTTCGATTTCTTTGGATTCAGTTCCGTTGACTTGTTGTGTTTTGTATCGGTACGGTACACATCTGCAGAtattaaaaggaaaataaagctttttcagaatattttcttttacaatttatgacaaaacaaaaacttgtaactatttaaaaattttaattatttttaaaaaacaactcCAAGATAATGTTCCaacaattatttttcttttacaacCAGACAATATCAAGATAGATATAAAGCCTATACATCATACGTAGgagataatttaatattttgagtcatttttttataaataaagaaGACAGATTAGCGATGGTTCGTGGGAAAACGACGTACCCTACGACTTGACGATAGCCAGAGTTATCGTAACGCTGCAAATCTCTGCCGGTGCGAGAGACCAAAGAGACAACCTTCTCGATCTGCGCTGGGACAACCTTCGATGGTATGGTCTCAAAGATCGGAGACAGATACGAGGCGACGT
It encodes:
- the LOC103835913 gene encoding nudix hydrolase 4, coding for MTGFSVSLIVSNFSNVASYLSPIFETIPSKVVPAQIEKVVSLVSRTGRDLQRYDNSGYRQVVGCVPYRYKTQQVNGTESKEIEVLLISAQKGKGMLFPKGGWEIDESMEEAALRETIEEAGVTGELEEKLGKWQYKSKRHNIIHHGYMFALLVDQEFERWPEAEMRQRKWVGLDEAGEVCQNWWMREALEAFVNVKCNTEEVEIEASNESGNDV